In one Brassica oleracea var. oleracea cultivar TO1000 chromosome C9, BOL, whole genome shotgun sequence genomic region, the following are encoded:
- the LOC106314771 gene encoding uncharacterized protein LOC106314771: MYACLNCGKGPNFMQTMLDKSWVHLCRVDSAYERGARGFVNAVTAKLGVNGKIVRSDWFHHGDGHAVAVVEEAETPLYPTCASHSKLSAVVSLFRINSQNGWSDKSFDDLLQTLPNMLPEDNVMHTSTYDVKKFLKSFDMGYHKIHACVNDCCFFRKKLKTAESCPKCKASRWKTNMHTGEFKKGVPQKVLRYFPLIPHLKRMFRSEQLAMDLRWHFNNKSTDGKLRHPVDHVTWQSMNDKYPSFAAEERNLRLGLSTDGFNPFSMKNSRYSCWPVLLVNYNMAPDLCMKEENIMLSLLIPGPHQLGNSIDVYLEPLMEDLNHLWCIGELTYNAVSKTTFTLKAMLLWTISDFPAYGNLAGCKVQGKMGCPICGKHTDSLWLSNSRKFVFMGHRKCLPPLHSFRGKKTWFDGKTEHGTKGRILMGRNVSFVLRNYKNVFGNRKQSGKKRAARVDIPSDNEDEVSESDEDEDLGDKDEEELSRWKKRSIFFTLPYWEELPIRHNLDVMHVERNVAASLIATLLHCGNSKDGLKARKDLESLGIRKDLHPKAQGREARLGGPVHFRWMYPFERYMKVLKDYVRNTARPEGCIAESYLAEECMKNTEYESHSILEGRPISAGRSFTLTDTDKKIAHLAVIQNTAMVDPYVDAHLQHLQDSNSRCKRDATYLWRMHTEKFAAWLKQQIPIDSEYEEETLKWLAYGPRSISRSYTGYIVNGLRFHTNSVHRLSQNSGVYYEATAMCRSSARDTAQVVDVVSYYGRVVDIILLDYNAFYVPIFRCQWAVKGNGVKVEDGFTLVNFNHSHISFAKDPFILASQARQIFYSRENDESSWYVVMKGPSRRYSDEKVEDLHGDVGPLPSDMDMSLEDISDEAENVRDDFSLEFDCRIAMGKGKKQSKKRKTIVQDDEPVFIGTIYPGETQQDMRIEESQPEDTQNPTQPQLDES; encoded by the exons ATGTACGCTTGTTTGAACTGTGGCAAGGGTCCTAACTTTATGCAGACAATGTTGGACAAGTCATGGGTGCATTTATGCAG AGTTGATTCTGCATATGAGAGAGGTGCTCGGGGTTTTGTCAACGCTGTTACTGCTAAGTTAGGAGTTAATGGGAAGATT GTACGGTCGGATTGGTTTCACCATGGAGATGGTCACGCTGTAGCTGTAGTGGAAG AGGCTGAAACCCCCTTATATCCAACGTGTGCGAGTCATAGCAAGCTATCAGCTGTGGTGTCATTGTTTAGGATTAATTCTCAGAATGGGTGGTCAGACAAGAGCTTTGATGACTTACTGCAAACATTGCCAAACATGTTACCTGAAGACAATGTGATGCACACATCAACTTATGATGTCAAGAAGTTTTTGAAATCTTTTGATATGGGATATCACAAGATTCATGCTTGTGTGAACGACTGCTGCTTTTTTAGAAAGAAGCTGAAGACGGCTGAGAGTTGCCCAAAATGCAAGGCGTCTAGATGGAAGACCAACATGCACACTGGTGAATTCAAAAAGGGTGTTCCACAGAAGGTTTTGAGATACTTTCCATTAATACCTCATCTGAAAAGGATGTTCAGATCTGAGCAACTTGCAATGGATTTAAGATGGCATTTCAATAACAAGAGCACAGATGGGAAACTGCGTCATCCAGTAGACCATGTTACTTGGCAGTCAATGAATGACAAGTATCCATCGTTCGCAGCGGAGGAGAGGAACTTGCGACTTGGGCTTTCAACTGATGGGTTTAATCCCTTCAGTATGAAGAACAGCCGTTACAGTTGTTGGCCTGTGCTACTGGTTAATTACAACATGGCTCCTGACCTATGTATGAAGGAGGAGAACATCATGCTCAGTCTGCTGATTCCAGGACCGCATCAACTGGGTAATAGTATAGATGTATACTTAGAACCCCTTATGGAAGATTTAAATCATCTGTGGTGCATAGGCGAATTAACTTATAATGCAGTTAGTAAGACAACCTTCACGCTTAAGGCAATGCTTCTTTGGACTATTAGTGATTTCCCAGCATATGGGAATCTTGCTGGTTGTAAAGTCCAGGGTAAAATGGGTTGTCCTATATGCGGGAAGCACACAGATAGTTTGTGGCTGAGTAATAGTAGGAAATTTGTATTTATGGGCCACCGGAAATGTTTGCCTCCCTTACATAGTTTCAGAGGAAAGAAGACTTGGTTTGATGGGAAAACTGAACATGGGACAAAGGGAAGGATACTCATGGGTAGGAATGTCTCATTTGTGCTGAGGAACTACAAGAATGTTTTTGGTAATAGAAAACAGTCTGGCAAAAAGAGAGCTGCTCGAGTTGACATACCATCTGATAATGAGGACGAAGTAAGTGAATCTGATGAAGATGAAGATTTAGGAGACAAAGACGAAGAGGAATTATCTAGATGGAAGAAACGTTCGATATTTTTCACATTGCCTTATTGGGAG GAGCTCCCTATTCGGCATAATCTAGACGTTATGCATGTGGAGAGGAATGTGGCTGCAAGCTTAATTGCCACATTGTTACATTGTGGCAATTCAAAGGATGGTCTAAAGGCTAGAAAGGATCTTGAAAGTCTTGGTATCAGGAAGGATTTGCATCCAAAAGCTCAGG GAAGAGAAGCTCGACTTGGTGGTCCTGTCCATTTCCGATGGATGTATCCATTTGAAAG GTACATGAAAGTATTGAAAGACTATGTAAGAAACACAGCAAGACCAGAAGGGTGTATAGCTGAGTCTTATCTTGCAGAAGAGTGCATGAA AAACACTGAGTACGAGAGCCATTCCATCCTTGAAGGTCGTCCTATATCAGCTGGCCGCTCATTCACTCTCACTGATACAGATAAGAAAATAGCTCATCTTGCTGTAATACAGAACACGGCTATGGTGGATCCATATGTTGA TGCTCATTTACAACATCTACAAGACTCAAATAGTAGATGTAAACGGGATGCAACTTATTTATGGCGTATGCACACTGAAAAATTTGCAGCGTGGCTTAAGCAACAG ATACCTATTGATTCAGAATATGAGGAAGAGACACTGAAGTGGCTGGCCTATGGTCCTCGTAGCATATCCAGATCTTACACAGGCTACATTGTGAATGGCCTACGGTTTCATACAAATTCGGTGCATAGGCTAAGTCAGAATAGTGGGGTTTACTATGAGGCAACAGCAATGTGTAGATCTAGTGCAAGGGACACAGCGCAGGTGGTAGACGTTGTATCCTACTATGGGAGAGTAGTTGATATTATATTACTAGATTACAATGCCTTCTACGTCCCAATATTCAGGTGTCAGTGGGCAGTTAAAGGTAACGGTGTGAAGGTAGAGGATGGCTTTACGCTGGTTAATTTTAATCACAGCCACATATCCTTTGCAAAGGATCCATTCATTTTAGCATCTCAAGCGAGACAGATATTTTACTCAAGGGAAAATGATGAATCGAGTTGGTATGTAGTTATGAAGGGTCCAAGTAGAAGATATAGTGATGAGAAAGTGGAAGACCTACATGGAGATGTAGGTCCATTGCCTTCGGATATGGATATGAGTCTAGAAGACATATCAGATGAGGCTGAGAATGTCAGAGATGATT TTTCCCTCGAGTTTGATTGTAGGATTGCCATGGGTAAAGGGAAAAAGCAATCAAAGAAAAGGAAGACCATTGTACAAGATGATGAGCCGGTATTCATTGGCACCATATACCCTGGGGAGACGCAGCAAGATATGCGTATTGAGGAATCACAGCCTGAAGACACACAGAACCCGACACAGCCACAGCTTGATGAATCATAA